The following proteins are co-located in the Gammaproteobacteria bacterium genome:
- a CDS encoding ferredoxin family protein has protein sequence MTFVVKDACIKCKYTDCVEVCPVDCFHEGPNMLVIDPDECIDCTLCEPECPVDAICSEDDLPEDEKQYLELNAELSKTWPVINQMKEAPPDADEWKDVDDKLQYLER, from the coding sequence ATGACATTCGTCGTAAAGGACGCCTGCATCAAGTGCAAATATACGGATTGCGTGGAAGTTTGCCCGGTCGACTGCTTCCATGAAGGCCCCAACATGCTGGTTATCGACCCCGATGAGTGCATCGATTGCACGCTTTGCGAGCCAGAGTGTCCTGTTGACGCCATCTGTTCAGAGGACGATCTACCCGAAGACGAAAAACAGTACCTTGAGCTCAACGCGGAACTTTCCAAGACTTGGCCGGTCATCAATCAGATGAAAGAGGCCCCGCCAGACGCCGACGAATGGAAAGACGTTGACGACAAGCTTCAATACCTGGAGCGCTAA
- the mutS gene encoding DNA mismatch repair protein MutS gives MSAPTKTQSQHTPVMQQYLRIKAEHPDMLLFYRMGDFYELFYDDARKAARLLDIALTSRGQSAGEPIPMAGMPAHAVDAYLAKLVRIGEPVVICDQIGDPSTTKGPVERKVVRIVTPGTVTDEALLDNREDNLLVAVNAGGEIFGIAALELSSGHFRVMEVRGNEALMSELERLKPAELLISEDHHGLSSIESWPGLRRQPPWYFDSDAARRALTRQFRVRDLSGFGCESMPLAIGAAGCLLQYAHDTQQANLPHIHGLRVELPDESIILDSISRRNLELDRSLVGSSENNLRQIMDTTVTAMGSRLLRRWLNRPIRDRQLLKLRHHAVDTLITQQQFDLLRRVLRRVGDMERILARIALKSARPRDLGQLRSSLGTLPELATLLGALDSPLIQTLGDEAGEFPELHRLLEDAIVETPPVLLRDGGVIAPGFDAELDELRELASEAGNYLVELEAREREVTGISNLKVGYNRVHGYYIEVARSQSHRIPPTYTRRQTLKSTERFIIPELKAFEDKVLSARERALAKEKALYDDLLEQLIGDLPALQACSAALAELDVLTTLAERADTLNLNAPELTDDPGYRIEAGRHLVVEHAATEPFVPNDLELADGRRMLIITGPNMGGKSTYMRQAALIVILAHIGSFVPAKAAIIGPVDRIFTRIGAFDDLAGGRSTFMVEMTETANILHNATRESLVLMDEVGRGTSTFDGLALAWAAAEHLAKEIGAFTLFATHYFELTALPAIDDSVANVHLDAIEHGDKIVFLHAVKEGPADRSYGLQVALLAGLPRPVVDQARRRLDELEAPQASPTQPVNEHQSDLFTQMQHNPLVDALKLIDPDCMTPIEALETLYRLRSLLQ, from the coding sequence ATGTCCGCGCCGACGAAGACACAGTCGCAACACACGCCAGTGATGCAACAATATCTGCGCATCAAGGCCGAGCATCCGGATATGTTGCTTTTTTACCGCATGGGCGATTTTTACGAGCTGTTTTATGACGACGCCCGCAAGGCCGCGCGGCTTCTGGACATTGCGCTAACGTCAAGGGGGCAATCCGCCGGTGAGCCTATCCCCATGGCCGGCATGCCCGCACACGCCGTTGACGCCTACCTAGCAAAATTGGTGCGCATCGGCGAACCGGTGGTCATCTGCGACCAGATCGGCGATCCCAGCACTACGAAAGGGCCCGTTGAGCGCAAGGTGGTGCGCATCGTCACCCCCGGCACTGTCACCGATGAGGCCTTGCTCGACAATCGGGAGGACAACCTCTTGGTCGCAGTGAACGCGGGCGGGGAGATCTTCGGCATCGCAGCCCTCGAACTCAGCAGCGGACACTTTCGCGTTATGGAAGTCAGGGGCAACGAAGCACTTATGAGCGAACTCGAGCGCCTGAAACCTGCCGAACTTCTCATCAGTGAAGATCATCATGGCCTCTCAAGCATCGAATCGTGGCCCGGGTTGCGCCGTCAGCCACCCTGGTATTTCGACTCCGACGCCGCTCGGCGTGCTTTGACCCGCCAGTTTCGGGTGCGTGATCTCTCAGGCTTTGGTTGCGAGTCGATGCCGCTCGCAATTGGCGCGGCTGGCTGCCTCTTACAGTATGCGCACGACACCCAGCAGGCAAACCTCCCGCATATTCACGGACTTCGCGTCGAACTGCCGGATGAGAGCATCATCCTCGACTCAATCAGCCGTCGAAACCTGGAACTTGACCGCAGCTTGGTGGGCAGCTCGGAGAACAACCTCAGACAGATCATGGATACCACGGTGACCGCCATGGGTAGCCGCTTGCTCCGGCGCTGGCTGAACCGCCCGATCCGAGACCGACAGCTCCTCAAACTACGCCACCATGCCGTTGATACGCTTATCACCCAGCAGCAATTTGACCTACTGCGCCGGGTCCTGCGCCGCGTTGGCGACATGGAACGGATACTCGCGCGCATCGCCCTGAAATCGGCGCGCCCAAGGGATCTGGGCCAGCTCAGAAGTTCCCTCGGCACGCTCCCCGAGCTCGCCACCCTCTTAGGCGCGTTAGACAGCCCCCTGATTCAGACCTTGGGGGACGAGGCGGGCGAATTCCCGGAACTCCATCGCCTGCTGGAGGATGCCATTGTGGAGACACCACCGGTGCTGTTACGCGACGGTGGCGTGATCGCACCGGGCTTCGATGCCGAGCTGGACGAACTCCGAGAGCTTGCGAGTGAAGCCGGCAACTACCTCGTGGAACTGGAAGCACGGGAACGGGAAGTTACAGGAATTTCCAACCTCAAGGTGGGATACAACCGGGTGCACGGCTATTACATTGAGGTAGCGCGCAGCCAGAGCCACCGGATACCGCCGACATACACCCGCCGCCAGACACTCAAGAGCACAGAGCGCTTTATCATCCCGGAGCTTAAGGCGTTCGAGGATAAAGTGTTGAGCGCCCGAGAGCGCGCATTGGCCAAGGAAAAGGCCCTTTATGACGATCTCCTGGAGCAGTTAATTGGAGATCTGCCCGCGCTGCAGGCATGCAGCGCGGCTTTGGCAGAACTGGATGTTCTGACCACCCTTGCGGAACGGGCAGACACCTTGAATCTCAATGCACCCGAACTCACCGATGATCCGGGCTACCGGATCGAGGCCGGCCGCCACTTAGTGGTGGAACATGCGGCAACCGAGCCCTTCGTACCCAACGACCTAGAGCTTGCCGATGGGCGCCGCATGCTCATCATCACCGGCCCAAACATGGGCGGTAAATCGACTTATATGCGCCAGGCTGCGCTCATCGTGATCCTCGCCCACATCGGCAGCTTCGTACCTGCTAAGGCGGCGATCATTGGTCCAGTAGACCGAATATTTACGCGCATCGGCGCATTCGACGATCTCGCGGGCGGGCGCTCCACCTTCATGGTCGAGATGACGGAGACGGCTAACATCCTTCATAACGCCACCCGGGAGAGTCTTGTGTTGATGGACGAGGTCGGCCGGGGAACGAGTACCTTTGATGGGCTGGCACTTGCGTGGGCCGCAGCAGAACATCTCGCCAAGGAAATTGGCGCCTTTACGCTTTTCGCGACCCACTACTTCGAACTCACGGCGTTGCCGGCCATTGATGACAGTGTGGCCAATGTGCATCTTGATGCCATCGAGCACGGCGACAAGATTGTGTTTCTGCACGCGGTGAAAGAAGGCCCGGCCGATCGTAGCTATGGCTTGCAAGTCGCACTGCTCGCGGGACTGCCACGCCCCGTTGTAGACCAGGCGAGGCGGCGCTTGGACGAGCTAGAGGCGCCGCAAGCTTCCCCAACCCAACCCGTGAATGAGCACCAAAGTGATCTCTTCACCCAAATGCAACACAATCCGCTCGTTGACGCGCTTAAGCTGATCGATCCGGATTGCATGACACCCATTGAGGCGCTGGAGACACTCTATCGGCTTCGGTCGTTGTTACAGTGA
- the htpG gene encoding molecular chaperone HtpG translates to MSVDTNKETLGFQAEVRQLLDLLIHSLYSEKEIFLRELISNASDACDKLRFEALSDESLYEGDAEFRIYVGYDKKKKTITVRDNGIGMSRQEVVDAIGTIAKSGTRQFFESLTGDQAKDTRLIGEFGVGFYSSFIVAERVVLTTRRAGLSPSEGVRWESEGEGEYTVEAVETPDRGTEVVLHLRKGMGEFLDGERLRAIIRKYSDHISLPILMPKEGEDAQGEETVNSATALWTRPKKEIAEEEYNEFYKHVAHDFEAPLAYIHTQVEGKLEYSSVLFIPSRAPFDLWDREHRHGIKLYVRRIFIMDDAEQLIPTYLRFVRGVVDSNDLPLNVSRQMLQRNKAIDAIRAASVKKILGLLETMAKKDAEKYGTFWKQFGRVLKEGIVEDSSNRDRIAKLLRFTSTHDDKATQAVSLEDYVGRMQEDQKAIYYVIAESFDTAKNSPHLEIFRKKGIEVLVLSDGIDEWLVTYLTEFDGKNLQSVAKGELDLGEVESKDEKQQVDDASDKYKDLLERIKNELDDKVKEVRITNRLTSSPACLVTDEHEIGGHLQRLLKAAGQQADAIRPILEINPEHPIVVRLNDEKNEKRIADWSRILFDQALLSEGGQLDDPAGFVHRLNEIFLVISGEQGGDQKKGV, encoded by the coding sequence ATGAGCGTTGATACGAATAAAGAAACACTTGGTTTTCAGGCGGAGGTCCGGCAGCTGCTGGATCTCTTGATCCATTCGCTCTATAGCGAAAAGGAGATCTTTTTGAGGGAACTGATCTCCAATGCTTCGGATGCGTGCGATAAGTTACGTTTTGAGGCGCTGTCTGATGAGAGCCTCTATGAGGGCGATGCAGAATTTAGGATCTACGTTGGTTACGATAAAAAGAAGAAGACGATCACGGTGCGCGACAACGGCATCGGCATGTCCCGCCAGGAAGTCGTGGACGCCATTGGCACGATTGCCAAGTCTGGCACCCGTCAGTTTTTTGAATCCTTAACGGGAGATCAAGCCAAAGATACTCGCTTGATCGGCGAGTTCGGTGTGGGCTTTTATTCTTCATTCATTGTGGCCGAGAGGGTTGTTTTAACTACGCGTCGCGCGGGGCTATCGCCCAGTGAAGGTGTGCGGTGGGAATCGGAAGGCGAGGGCGAGTACACCGTGGAGGCTGTGGAAACACCGGATCGCGGAACGGAAGTGGTACTGCACCTTCGCAAAGGCATGGGTGAATTTCTGGACGGCGAACGGCTGCGCGCCATTATCCGTAAGTACTCTGACCATATCTCGTTGCCAATCCTTATGCCAAAGGAGGGTGAGGATGCGCAGGGTGAGGAGACGGTGAACTCAGCCACAGCACTATGGACTCGCCCAAAGAAAGAGATCGCTGAAGAGGAGTACAACGAATTTTACAAGCACGTGGCGCACGATTTTGAGGCACCCTTGGCCTACATACACACTCAGGTGGAGGGGAAGCTGGAATACAGCAGCGTGCTATTTATTCCATCGCGGGCCCCTTTCGATCTATGGGACCGCGAACACCGCCACGGAATAAAGCTCTACGTCCGTCGCATCTTCATTATGGATGATGCGGAACAGCTTATACCGACCTACCTGCGCTTTGTACGTGGTGTGGTGGATTCGAATGACCTCCCGCTCAATGTCTCTCGGCAGATGCTGCAGCGTAACAAGGCCATCGATGCTATCCGGGCTGCATCCGTTAAGAAGATACTGGGATTGTTGGAAACGATGGCTAAGAAGGACGCTGAAAAGTATGGGACATTTTGGAAACAGTTTGGCCGCGTCTTGAAGGAAGGTATCGTGGAAGATTCTTCCAACCGCGATCGAATTGCCAAGCTTCTGCGCTTTACGTCCACTCATGACGACAAAGCTACACAAGCCGTTTCGCTTGAAGATTATGTAGGGCGCATGCAGGAGGATCAGAAGGCAATCTATTACGTGATTGCCGAAAGCTTCGACACAGCGAAGAACAGCCCACATTTGGAGATTTTCCGCAAAAAAGGGATTGAGGTTTTGGTGTTATCTGATGGGATTGATGAATGGTTGGTGACGTATTTAACAGAATTCGATGGTAAGAACCTGCAATCGGTAGCTAAGGGGGAATTGGATCTCGGCGAAGTAGAGAGTAAGGACGAGAAGCAACAGGTTGATGACGCGAGCGATAAATATAAGGATCTGTTGGAGCGCATCAAAAATGAATTGGACGATAAAGTAAAGGAAGTACGTATAACGAATCGGCTGACTAGCTCTCCCGCGTGTTTGGTTACTGATGAACACGAGATCGGCGGGCACCTACAGCGTCTTTTAAAGGCTGCCGGACAACAGGCCGATGCCATCAGGCCGATACTCGAAATAAATCCAGAACATCCCATTGTTGTACGGCTTAATGACGAAAAGAATGAGAAGCGTATCGCTGATTGGTCGCGTATTCTTTTTGATCAGGCTCTTCTAAGCGAAGGGGGCCAGCTTGATGATCCAGCAGGTTTTGTCCATCGGCTCAACGAGATCTTTCTGGTCATTAGCGGGGAGCAGGGCGGGGATCAAAAAAAGGGTGTTTGA
- a CDS encoding GAF domain-containing protein, with protein MDASSPDLLKLLQELNAIGIALSAEQDHNRLLEMILVRAKEITHADGGTLYSRTEDDHLKFEIMLTESLGITMGGTSGEPVPYAPLPLYDEEGRPNNQMVAACAALSGKTINIPDAYVNEEFDFSGTRKFDEQTGYRSKSFLTVPMTNHENEIIGVLQLLNARDPKTGEVETFSKLHQQLVESLASQAAVTITNKSLIDAQRKLFDSLIQLIANAIDEKSPYTAGHCRRVPVLVEMLADAACRMNVGPLKNFDLTDDERYELSVAAWLHDCGKITTPEHVVDKPTKLSTPFDRIDLVETRLEVLKRDAEITALRRKLSEAEGDKTKADLSDDEEYQAQLKQLDEDFAFLRRCNIGGESMLDEDRERVTQIGQYRWANSNGDEITFLNDDEIYNLHIGRGTLTEEEREIINNHVVVTIKMLESLPYPKHLRRVPEYAGGHHERMDGTGYPNRLTKDDMSIPARMVAIADIFEALTARDRPYKNAMSLSEALVIMGRMKQSHHIDADLFDVFVRERVYARYAEQYLEPREIDDVDLNKIPGYSPSKEEQSA; from the coding sequence ATGGACGCATCAAGCCCCGATCTCTTAAAGCTTCTACAAGAACTCAACGCCATTGGCATCGCTCTTTCTGCTGAGCAGGATCATAATCGCCTGTTGGAAATGATCCTGGTGCGAGCTAAAGAGATCACGCATGCGGATGGTGGAACGCTCTATTCTCGGACCGAAGACGATCACCTGAAATTTGAGATCATGCTTACTGAGTCACTGGGAATCACGATGGGAGGTACCAGCGGTGAGCCGGTCCCGTACGCACCTTTGCCCCTATACGATGAGGAAGGGCGCCCGAACAATCAAATGGTAGCTGCGTGTGCAGCATTAAGTGGAAAGACGATTAATATTCCGGATGCTTATGTAAATGAAGAGTTTGATTTTTCCGGTACCCGCAAGTTTGATGAGCAGACCGGCTACCGCTCTAAGTCGTTTCTTACTGTTCCGATGACCAATCATGAAAATGAGATCATCGGTGTTTTGCAACTCTTGAATGCAAGGGATCCAAAAACTGGGGAAGTAGAGACATTCTCTAAACTGCATCAACAGTTGGTGGAATCGCTGGCGTCCCAGGCGGCGGTGACCATTACTAATAAATCACTGATCGATGCGCAACGGAAACTGTTTGATTCACTTATCCAGTTAATCGCGAATGCGATTGACGAAAAATCTCCCTACACGGCGGGACATTGCCGACGCGTGCCTGTATTGGTCGAAATGCTCGCGGATGCTGCTTGCCGAATGAACGTTGGTCCACTAAAGAATTTTGATTTGACCGATGACGAGCGCTATGAGTTAAGCGTGGCCGCTTGGTTACATGACTGCGGCAAGATCACGACGCCGGAGCATGTCGTAGATAAGCCGACGAAGCTCTCGACTCCGTTTGACCGTATAGATCTAGTAGAAACACGTTTAGAGGTGCTGAAGCGCGACGCTGAGATAACAGCGTTGCGACGTAAGCTTTCGGAAGCTGAGGGGGATAAAACGAAGGCGGATTTGTCGGATGATGAAGAATATCAGGCGCAACTCAAGCAGTTAGACGAAGATTTTGCGTTCTTACGCCGATGCAATATTGGCGGTGAATCCATGTTGGATGAAGACAGAGAGCGGGTGACTCAGATCGGTCAGTATCGATGGGCCAATTCAAACGGTGACGAGATAACCTTTTTGAACGATGACGAAATCTATAATCTCCACATCGGTCGCGGTACCTTGACGGAAGAAGAAAGGGAGATCATCAATAATCACGTCGTTGTCACTATAAAGATGTTGGAATCTCTTCCCTATCCCAAGCACCTCCGAAGGGTGCCAGAGTATGCAGGCGGCCACCATGAGCGTATGGATGGCACGGGATATCCGAACAGGCTGACTAAAGATGACATGTCAATTCCGGCAAGGATGGTAGCGATTGCGGATATATTCGAGGCACTCACGGCGCGTGATCGACCTTACAAGAACGCCATGTCGCTCTCAGAAGCCTTGGTTATCATGGGGCGCATGAAACAAAGTCATCACATCGATGCAGATCTGTTCGATGTCTTCGTGCGTGAGAGAGTATACGCCAGGTACGCGGAGCAATACCTCGAACCGCGCGAGATTGATGATGTGGACCTCAATAAAATCCCGGGATACAGTCCTTCCAAAGAAGAGCAAAGTGCCTAG
- the prmB gene encoding 50S ribosomal protein L3 N(5)-glutamine methyltransferase yields MSTPSNLSAARTPRELVEWGAKRFEEAELCFGHGTDNAQDEALLLVLHALGLDWGGSHDQFDRPLGHSEKQRVLVLLNDRLSSRKPAAYLTHCARFAGLLFYVDERVLVPRSPIAELIEERFAPWVSVEDVHRVLDVGTGSGCIAIACALAFPKARVDAVDISLDALEVAKTNIKKHGVNQRVSVIHSDLFDALSEDRYDLIVCNPPYVESEALARLPEEYQCEPVVGLDGGEDGLEIVDRVLTQSTKHVNSGGVLVCEVGEGHAALACRYPNVPFLWLEFQRGGEGVCLLTAEQVLAHFNKR; encoded by the coding sequence ATGAGCACGCCAAGCAACTTGAGTGCGGCACGTACGCCCCGTGAGCTGGTAGAGTGGGGCGCAAAGCGTTTCGAAGAAGCGGAACTCTGCTTCGGGCATGGTACAGACAACGCACAGGACGAGGCTCTGCTTCTGGTCTTGCATGCCTTGGGATTGGATTGGGGTGGTTCACACGACCAGTTTGACCGCCCGTTAGGGCATTCTGAGAAGCAGCGCGTGTTGGTACTCTTGAATGACCGCCTGAGTAGCCGCAAGCCGGCGGCCTATCTCACGCACTGCGCTCGATTTGCGGGTCTGCTGTTTTACGTGGATGAACGTGTGCTCGTGCCCCGATCGCCGATTGCCGAGTTGATCGAAGAACGTTTTGCTCCTTGGGTCAGCGTAGAGGATGTCCATCGTGTCCTCGATGTCGGTACCGGCAGTGGATGTATCGCGATTGCCTGCGCCCTGGCCTTTCCTAAGGCACGGGTGGACGCAGTGGATATCTCTTTGGATGCCCTTGAAGTTGCCAAGACGAATATTAAAAAGCATGGGGTTAATCAGCGGGTTTCAGTGATTCATTCTGATCTTTTCGATGCGCTATCAGAGGATCGTTACGATTTGATTGTCTGTAATCCCCCTTACGTGGAAAGCGAAGCGCTTGCGCGGTTACCTGAGGAGTACCAGTGTGAGCCGGTCGTTGGGCTTGATGGAGGTGAAGACGGCCTTGAAATAGTCGATCGCGTGCTCACGCAATCAACAAAACACGTCAACAGCGGGGGCGTACTTGTTTGCGAAGTTGGTGAGGGGCATGCTGCGTTGGCTTGCCGCTATCCGAATGTGCCGTTCCTCTGGCTGGAGTTTCAACGTGGTGGGGAAGGAGTTTGCCTGTTAACAGCCGAACAGGTGCTTGCGCATTTCAACAAACGTTAA